A region from the Catellatospora sp. TT07R-123 genome encodes:
- a CDS encoding ATP-binding protein, with product MTTTDEPVRACGGGTPLPERLSREQLRTLFLFEKLSDDRLDWLTEHGAVEHFAAGPVYREGDPATCFYVLLSGAVAMSRQVHGEQLETNRTDQRGVYAGATQAYLGDRVNQVYPNSLRAVVDSDFLVLPADTFASMMREWFPMAMHLLEGAFFGMRSQQTIVSERERLLALGSLSAGLTHELNNPAAAAVRATSVLRQRVAGMRHKLALIADGRLDGTKLRQLVDLQEEAVKRVASAPQLTPMQTSDAEDTLADWLDEHDIAGAWDIAPTLVAGGVDPEWLGKVAETVGGENLESAVRWLTYTLDTELLMGEIDDSVTRISGLVAAAKQYSQLDRAPYQTVDLHDLLKATLIMMQAKIPKGVSVVKEFDRSLPKISGYAAELNQVWTNLIDNALSAMGEQGTLTVRTGREDGDCLFVEVGDTGPGIDPAIRPRIFEPFFTTKPVGEGTGLGLDISYRIVVNKHHGDIRVSSQPGDTRFRVVLPIDPEAD from the coding sequence ATGACCACCACCGACGAGCCCGTGCGCGCCTGCGGCGGCGGCACCCCGCTGCCCGAGCGGCTGTCGCGGGAGCAGCTGCGCACCCTGTTCCTGTTCGAGAAGCTCAGCGACGACCGGCTGGACTGGCTGACCGAGCACGGCGCCGTCGAGCACTTCGCCGCCGGGCCGGTCTACCGCGAGGGCGACCCGGCCACCTGCTTCTACGTGCTGCTCTCCGGTGCCGTCGCGATGAGCCGGCAGGTCCACGGCGAGCAGCTGGAGACCAACCGCACCGACCAGCGCGGCGTGTACGCGGGCGCCACCCAGGCATACCTGGGTGACCGGGTCAACCAGGTCTACCCGAACTCGCTGCGCGCGGTCGTCGACTCCGACTTCCTGGTGCTGCCCGCCGACACCTTCGCGAGCATGATGCGCGAGTGGTTCCCGATGGCGATGCACCTGCTGGAGGGTGCCTTCTTCGGCATGCGCAGCCAGCAGACCATCGTCAGCGAGCGGGAGCGGCTGCTCGCGTTGGGCTCGCTGTCGGCGGGCCTGACCCACGAGCTGAACAATCCCGCCGCCGCGGCCGTACGCGCCACCTCGGTGCTGCGCCAGCGGGTGGCCGGGATGCGGCACAAGCTCGCCCTGATCGCCGACGGGCGGCTGGACGGCACCAAGCTGCGCCAGCTCGTCGACCTCCAGGAGGAGGCGGTCAAGCGGGTCGCCTCCGCCCCGCAGCTCACCCCGATGCAGACCTCCGACGCCGAGGACACCCTCGCCGACTGGCTCGACGAGCACGACATCGCCGGGGCCTGGGACATCGCCCCGACGCTGGTCGCGGGCGGGGTCGACCCGGAGTGGCTGGGCAAGGTCGCCGAGACCGTGGGCGGGGAGAACCTGGAGTCGGCGGTGCGCTGGCTGACGTACACGCTGGACACCGAGCTGCTGATGGGCGAGATCGACGACTCGGTCACCCGGATCTCCGGGCTGGTCGCGGCGGCCAAGCAGTACTCGCAGCTGGACCGGGCGCCGTACCAGACCGTCGACCTGCACGACCTGCTCAAGGCGACGCTGATCATGATGCAGGCCAAGATCCCCAAGGGGGTGTCGGTGGTCAAGGAGTTCGACCGCAGCCTGCCCAAGATCTCCGGGTACGCCGCCGAGCTGAACCAGGTCTGGACCAACCTCATCGACAACGCCCTGTCGGCCATGGGCGAGCAGGGCACCCTCACCGTCCGTACCGGGCGGGAGGACGGCGACTGCCTGTTCGTCGAGGTCGGCGACACCGGGCCCGGCATCGACCCGGCGATCCGGCCGCGCATCTTCGAGCCGTTCTTCACCACCAAGCCTGTCGGCGAGGGGACGGGGCTCGGGCTCGACATCTCGTACCGGATCGTGGTCAACAAGCACCACGGCGACATCCGGGTCTCCTCGCAGCCCGGCGACACCCGGTTCCGCGTCGTGCTCCCGATCGACCCCGAGGCGGACTGA
- a CDS encoding DivIVA domain-containing protein has translation MARTAAQLDSAERFPTALFGYAMDEVDDFIEDMGRRLRRLAAEVQRLTEAEAALGVARMEVSRLGAELAQARPHLTVGPRIHEMLRLAEREAHDIRAAAQEVLRKAYEQARDIREQAERDAERSRRDYELALAHRRSQDGGPAPAPAFPAAPAPNHDQDLTPTDPDLTPTGDLSPDVARTPPTAPPEPAPLQQATGPQPTETQPTAAPAATPSAATPSAATPSAATPSAATPPAAGPPAAGPQKAGARKAGAQEVRAQEVETQAADLQPIGPQEAVAEVVGPQEAVAEVVGPQEAVAEVVGPQEAVAEVVGPQEAVAEVVGPQEAVAEVVGPQEAVAQEIVPQAAVPQVGEPSAASGHEAVVGAGAADGSAGAAETAVPDVEGGQEDPESWTPGAAPATSSVHDSGSPSGKDSKDSGKDGKDGKGNPRKRARNDHGGAAHTERPSNGPRGRNSR, from the coding sequence ATGGCCCGGACCGCAGCCCAGCTCGACAGTGCGGAGCGGTTCCCCACCGCCCTGTTCGGGTACGCGATGGACGAGGTGGACGACTTCATCGAGGACATGGGACGGCGGCTGCGGCGGCTGGCCGCCGAGGTGCAGCGGCTCACCGAGGCGGAGGCGGCGCTCGGGGTGGCCCGGATGGAGGTCTCCCGGCTGGGCGCCGAGCTGGCCCAGGCCCGGCCGCACCTCACCGTCGGCCCCCGGATCCACGAGATGCTGCGGCTGGCCGAGCGGGAGGCCCATGACATCCGGGCGGCGGCGCAGGAGGTGCTGCGCAAGGCGTACGAGCAGGCGCGCGACATCCGGGAGCAGGCCGAACGCGACGCCGAGCGGTCCCGGCGCGACTACGAGCTGGCCCTGGCCCACCGCCGCAGCCAGGACGGGGGCCCCGCCCCGGCACCCGCCTTCCCCGCCGCCCCCGCCCCGAACCACGACCAGGACCTCACCCCGACCGACCCGGACCTCACGCCGACCGGCGACCTCTCTCCCGACGTCGCCCGCACTCCGCCGACGGCCCCACCGGAACCTGCGCCCCTCCAGCAAGCCACCGGACCGCAGCCGACCGAAACGCAGCCGACCGCCGCTCCAGCAGCCACCCCGTCAGCGGCCACCCCGTCAGCGGCCACCCCGTCAGCGGCCACCCCGTCAGCGGCCACCCCGCCAGCGGCCGGACCGCCAGCGGCCGGACCGCAAAAGGCCGGAGCACGAAAGGCCGGAGCCCAAGAGGTCAGAGCCCAAGAAGTCGAGACGCAGGCGGCTGACCTTCAGCCGATCGGTCCGCAGGAGGCCGTGGCGGAGGTGGTCGGTCCGCAGGAGGCCGTGGCGGAGGTGGTCGGTCCGCAGGAGGCCGTGGCGGAGGTGGTCGGTCCGCAGGAGGCCGTGGCGGAGGTGGTCGGTCCGCAGGAGGCCGTGGCGGAGGTGGTCGGTCCGCAGGAGGCCGTGGCGGAGGTGGTCGGTCCGCAGGAGGCCGTGGCGCAGGAGATCGTGCCGCAGGCGGCTGTGCCGCAGGTGGGTGAGCCGTCTGCGGCGTCTGGGCACGAGGCGGTGGTCGGGGCGGGAGCGGCCGACGGATCGGCCGGGGCGGCGGAAACCGCCGTGCCAGACGTTGAGGGCGGTCAGGAAGATCCGGAATCGTGGACGCCTGGTGCTGCCCCAGCGACATCCAGCGTCCACGATTCCGGATCACCGTCAGGCAAGGACAGCAAGGACAGCGGCAAAGACGGCAAAGACGGCAAAGGGAACCCGCGCAAACGCGCGCGCAACGATCATGGCGGCGCGGCCCACACCGAGCGTCCCTCGAACGGCCCGCGCGGCCGCAACAGCCGCTGA
- a CDS encoding GNAT family N-acetyltransferase encodes MDERLVELVVWAERDLELLRRVNTPEMKRHLGGPETDEQVLARHQRYLALPNGQMYRIALPGGEPVGTIGWWVRDWQDETVYESGWHILPDFQGRGLAVAAAEEIVAITRADGRFRWLHAFPSVDNPASNAICRRVGFELVGETDFEFPKGRLMRSNDWRLDLRAAAAPSSPAPSSPTPSS; translated from the coding sequence ATGGATGAGCGGTTGGTTGAGCTGGTGGTGTGGGCGGAGCGGGATCTGGAGCTGCTGCGACGGGTGAACACGCCCGAGATGAAGCGGCATCTGGGCGGTCCCGAGACCGACGAGCAGGTGCTGGCCCGCCACCAGCGGTATCTGGCGCTGCCGAACGGGCAGATGTACCGGATCGCGCTGCCCGGCGGCGAGCCGGTCGGGACCATCGGCTGGTGGGTGCGCGACTGGCAGGACGAGACCGTGTACGAGTCCGGCTGGCACATCCTGCCCGACTTCCAGGGACGTGGCCTTGCCGTGGCCGCCGCCGAGGAGATCGTGGCGATCACCCGGGCCGACGGACGATTCCGCTGGCTGCACGCCTTTCCCAGCGTCGACAACCCGGCCTCCAACGCGATCTGCCGCCGCGTCGGCTTCGAGCTGGTCGGCGAGACCGACTTCGAGTTCCCCAAGGGCCGCCTGATGCGCAGCAACGACTGGCGCCTCGACCTCCGCGCCGCAGCCGCGCCGTCCAGCCCCGCGCCGTCCAGCCCCACGCCGTCTAGTTGA
- a CDS encoding aldo/keto reductase translates to MTDPLAAVTPLGLGSGPLGNLYRAIDEQRADATVEQAWADGVRYYDTAPHYGVGLAERRLGRVLARHPRETYALSTKVGRVLVDNPDGGSDREHGFDTPATHRRVWDFSADGVRRSLDDSLTRLGLDRIDIALLHDPEASPDPDAALREGYPALAALRAQGVLGAIGVGTNDLGLLERFATETDADVLMVAGRYTLLEQRALDAVLPACAARGIRVLNASVFNSGLLALEHPDETATFEYGRVSAPVLARTRAIAAVCARHGVSLPQAALAFAGAHPAVASVVIGADHPDHVAQAAARIAAPTPADLWAELVAEGLLRPDAPVPV, encoded by the coding sequence TTGACCGACCCTCTCGCCGCCGTGACCCCGCTGGGCCTGGGCTCCGGGCCGCTGGGCAACCTCTACCGCGCCATCGACGAGCAGCGTGCCGACGCCACCGTCGAGCAGGCCTGGGCCGACGGCGTGCGCTACTACGACACCGCGCCGCACTACGGCGTCGGCCTGGCCGAACGCCGCCTCGGCCGGGTGCTCGCCCGGCATCCGCGCGAGACGTACGCCCTGTCCACGAAGGTCGGCCGGGTGCTGGTCGACAATCCGGACGGCGGCAGCGACCGCGAGCACGGCTTCGACACCCCCGCCACCCATCGGCGCGTCTGGGACTTCAGCGCCGACGGCGTACGCCGCAGCCTCGACGACAGCCTCACCCGGCTCGGCCTCGACCGGATCGACATCGCGCTGCTGCACGACCCCGAGGCCAGCCCCGACCCGGACGCGGCGCTGCGCGAGGGCTACCCGGCCCTGGCCGCGCTGCGGGCGCAGGGCGTGCTCGGCGCGATCGGCGTCGGCACCAACGACCTCGGCCTGCTCGAACGGTTCGCCACCGAGACCGACGCGGACGTGCTCATGGTCGCCGGGCGCTACACCCTGCTGGAGCAGCGGGCACTGGACGCCGTGCTGCCCGCCTGCGCCGCGCGCGGCATCCGGGTGCTCAACGCCAGCGTGTTCAACAGCGGGCTGCTCGCCCTGGAACACCCCGACGAGACCGCCACCTTCGAGTACGGCCGCGTCTCCGCCCCCGTGCTGGCCCGCACCCGCGCCATCGCCGCCGTCTGCGCCAGGCACGGCGTCAGCCTGCCCCAGGCGGCCCTCGCCTTCGCCGGGGCGCACCCGGCCGTCGCCTCGGTCGTCATCGGCGCCGACCACCCCGACCACGTGGCCCAGGCCGCCGCCCGCATCGCCGCCCCGACCCCCGCCGACCTCTGGGCCGAACTGGTCGCCGAAGGGCTGCTCCGCCCGGACGCCCCAGTCCCCGTGTGA
- a CDS encoding cellulose binding domain-containing protein has product MRSPTRRFALLAATTASLLAAGTLVAVSAQAAAGCSVAYKVTNEWQGGFGADITITNLGDPVTSWALTWAYPAGQTVGQFWNADVTQSGVNVTARNVSYNGSLGTGGTANFGFNGSWTSSNPAPASFALNGTTCTGGTTPTSPSASPSRSTAPSPSTQPSPSQSPSTPTGPNGRHQAEKLDRGLISVRSGSANLVSWRLLAGDAANTGFNLYRGSTKVNSSPITDSTNYLDSGAAAGAAYTVRAVVNGAEQAASAGALQFTNGYLDVPIQNPGGYVANDASVGDLDGDGVYEIVLKWDPTNSKDNSQAGVTSNVYVDAYKLNGTRLWRIDLGRNIRAGAHYTQFQVYDYDGDGKAEVAMKTADATVDGGGTVIGSASADYRNSDGYVLSGPEYLTMFNGQTGRAMSTVNYDPPRGTVSSWGDSYGNRVDRFLAGTAYLDGARPSLVMARGYYTRTVIAAWDFRNGSLTKRWTFDSNTSGNSAYAGQGDHQLSIADVDADGRDEIIYGSMAIDDNGAKLWNTGNGHGDAMHVGDLDPARPGLEEFKVDEDGSKPSSWVADARTGQVLWTTTPNGDNGRGVAGDVWAGSAGAESWSSADSGLRSVRTGGVVSSRKPGSTNFLSWWDADPVRELLDGTHIDKYGTGGDTRLLTGANVHSNNSTKATPSLSGDLFGDWREEVIWPVTGDTALRIYSTPTPTTRRIYTLMQDIQYREAIAWQNTAYNQPPHPSFFIGDGMATPPVPDVYLR; this is encoded by the coding sequence ATGCGATCACCAACGCGCCGCTTCGCGTTGCTCGCCGCCACGACCGCGTCCCTGCTTGCCGCGGGCACCCTCGTCGCGGTCAGCGCGCAGGCGGCCGCCGGATGCAGCGTCGCCTACAAGGTCACCAACGAGTGGCAGGGCGGCTTCGGCGCCGACATCACCATCACCAACCTCGGCGACCCGGTCACCAGCTGGGCCCTGACCTGGGCATACCCGGCAGGCCAGACGGTGGGCCAGTTCTGGAACGCCGACGTCACCCAGTCCGGCGTGAACGTCACCGCGCGCAACGTCAGCTACAACGGCAGCCTCGGCACCGGCGGCACCGCCAACTTCGGCTTCAACGGCAGCTGGACCAGCAGCAACCCGGCCCCGGCGTCGTTCGCCCTCAACGGCACCACCTGCACGGGCGGCACCACGCCGACCTCGCCGAGCGCGTCGCCCTCCCGCAGCACCGCGCCCAGCCCCAGCACGCAGCCCAGCCCCAGCCAGTCCCCGTCGACCCCGACCGGTCCCAACGGGCGGCACCAGGCCGAGAAGCTGGACCGGGGCCTGATCAGCGTACGGTCGGGCAGCGCCAACCTGGTGTCCTGGCGGCTGCTGGCCGGTGACGCCGCCAACACCGGCTTCAACCTGTACCGGGGCAGCACCAAGGTCAATTCCTCGCCGATCACCGACTCCACCAACTACCTCGACAGCGGCGCCGCCGCCGGGGCCGCGTACACGGTGCGGGCCGTCGTCAACGGGGCCGAGCAGGCCGCCTCGGCGGGTGCGCTCCAGTTCACCAACGGCTACCTGGACGTGCCGATCCAGAACCCCGGCGGGTACGTCGCCAACGACGCCTCCGTCGGCGACCTGGACGGCGACGGCGTCTACGAGATCGTCCTGAAGTGGGACCCGACCAACTCCAAGGACAACTCGCAGGCCGGCGTCACCAGCAACGTCTACGTCGACGCGTACAAGCTCAACGGAACCCGGCTGTGGCGCATCGACCTGGGCCGCAACATCCGGGCCGGGGCCCACTACACCCAGTTCCAGGTGTACGACTACGACGGCGACGGCAAGGCCGAGGTGGCCATGAAGACCGCCGACGCGACCGTCGACGGCGGCGGCACCGTCATCGGCAGCGCGAGCGCCGACTACCGCAACTCCGACGGCTACGTCCTGTCCGGCCCCGAGTACCTGACCATGTTCAACGGGCAGACCGGCCGGGCCATGTCGACCGTCAACTACGACCCGCCGCGCGGCACGGTCTCGTCCTGGGGCGACAGCTACGGCAACCGGGTCGACCGGTTCCTGGCCGGCACGGCGTACCTGGACGGCGCCCGGCCGTCGCTGGTCATGGCGCGGGGGTACTACACCCGTACCGTCATCGCGGCCTGGGACTTCCGCAACGGCAGCCTCACCAAGCGGTGGACGTTCGACAGCAACACCTCGGGCAACTCGGCGTACGCCGGCCAGGGCGACCACCAGCTGTCCATCGCCGACGTCGACGCCGACGGGCGCGACGAGATCATCTACGGCTCGATGGCGATCGACGACAACGGTGCGAAGCTGTGGAACACCGGCAACGGGCACGGCGACGCCATGCACGTCGGCGACCTCGACCCGGCCCGTCCCGGCCTGGAGGAGTTCAAGGTCGACGAGGACGGCAGCAAGCCGTCGTCGTGGGTCGCCGACGCGCGCACCGGGCAGGTGCTGTGGACCACCACCCCCAACGGGGACAACGGCCGCGGTGTCGCCGGTGACGTCTGGGCGGGCAGCGCCGGGGCCGAGAGCTGGTCGTCGGCCGACTCGGGGCTGCGGTCGGTGCGCACCGGCGGCGTGGTCAGCAGTCGCAAGCCGGGCTCGACCAACTTCCTGTCCTGGTGGGACGCCGACCCGGTGCGGGAACTGCTCGACGGCACCCACATCGACAAGTACGGCACCGGCGGCGACACCCGGCTGCTGACCGGGGCGAACGTCCACTCCAACAACAGCACCAAGGCGACGCCGTCGCTGTCGGGCGATCTGTTCGGCGACTGGCGCGAGGAGGTCATCTGGCCGGTCACCGGCGACACGGCGCTGCGGATCTACAGCACGCCGACGCCGACGACCCGGCGCATCTACACGCTGATGCAGGACATCCAGTACCGGGAGGCGATCGCCTGGCAGAACACCGCCTACAACCAGCCGCCGCACCCGAGCTTCTTCATCGGCGACGGCATGGCCACCCCGCCCGTGCCGGACGTGTACCTCCGATGA
- a CDS encoding discoidin domain-containing protein: MSPEPLPGLAAPPRRRKLLLATSAAVLALVGTYAFAVPAAHAADPLISVGKTATASSVQGADLPASNAVDGNAGTRWGSAWSDPQWIQIDLGATAAISQVVLQWEGAYAKAFQLQVSANGTAWTDVYSTVNGTGGTQTLAVSGSGRYIRMYGTQRNSGYGYSLYEFGVYGVIGGTPPSPSPSPSTSPGTCALASQGKPAAASSTESGTPAAAFDGSSSTRWGSLFTDPQWIQVDLGSTKSLCQVQLEWETASGKAFQLQVSDDAANWTNVYSTTTGTGGTQTLAVSGSGRYVRMYGTQRNTGYGYSLWEFKVYAGGGVVTDPVEPTDPMNPNLGPNTIVYDPSTPTATIQNRLNQIFTEQETNQFGASRYAVLFKPGTYTADVNLGFYTQVAGLGLSPDDVNLNGHVRVEALWMGGNATQNFWRTAENLSVTLPAGTTVERWAVAQAAAYRRMHLKGAGNQIQLWNGGDGWASGGLMADSKVDGLVSSGSQQQWFSRNSEFGSWTGSVWNMVFTGVTGAPAPHFPNPSHTVVTNSPVVREKPFLYIDGTGTYRVFKPGVRLNSQGTSWYNKTPVGTSISLADFYVVRPGATAATINNALAAGKNLLFTPGVYHLNQTLQVNRADTVVLGLGLATLIPDNGITAIKVADVDGVQVAGLLIDAGTANSATLMEMGAAGSTANHAANPSSLHDVYFRIGGAGAGKATTSLVINSNNVIGDHMWLWRADHGTGVGWTVNTADTGLIVNGNDVTMYGLFVEHYQKYEVIWNGNGGRTYFFQNELPYEAPNQAAWMNGTTRGYAAYKVADSVTTHEAWGVGSYCVFTQDLSIVGERGFEVPVKPGVKFHNLVIVSLGGQGTIAHVINNTGGPANTATPTVYLNDFSG, encoded by the coding sequence ATGAGTCCCGAGCCGCTCCCCGGCCTCGCGGCGCCGCCCCGGCGCCGCAAACTCCTCCTCGCGACGTCAGCCGCCGTGCTGGCCCTCGTCGGCACCTACGCGTTCGCCGTGCCCGCGGCCCACGCCGCCGACCCCCTGATCTCCGTCGGCAAGACCGCCACCGCCTCGTCGGTGCAGGGCGCCGACCTGCCCGCGAGCAACGCCGTCGACGGCAACGCGGGCACCCGCTGGGGCAGCGCCTGGAGCGACCCCCAGTGGATCCAGATCGACCTCGGCGCCACCGCGGCGATCAGCCAGGTCGTGCTCCAGTGGGAAGGCGCGTACGCCAAGGCCTTCCAGCTCCAGGTCTCCGCCAACGGCACCGCCTGGACCGACGTCTACAGCACCGTCAACGGCACCGGCGGCACCCAGACCCTGGCCGTCTCCGGCTCCGGCCGCTACATCCGCATGTACGGCACCCAGCGCAACAGCGGCTACGGCTACTCGCTCTACGAGTTCGGCGTCTACGGCGTCATCGGCGGCACCCCGCCGAGCCCCAGCCCGAGCCCCAGCACCTCGCCCGGGACCTGCGCGCTCGCCTCGCAGGGCAAGCCCGCCGCGGCCTCCTCGACCGAGTCCGGCACCCCGGCCGCCGCGTTCGACGGCAGCTCCAGCACCCGCTGGGGCAGCCTGTTCACCGACCCGCAGTGGATCCAGGTCGACCTGGGCAGCACCAAGTCCCTGTGCCAGGTGCAGCTGGAGTGGGAGACCGCGTCGGGCAAGGCGTTCCAGCTCCAGGTGTCCGATGACGCCGCGAACTGGACGAACGTCTACTCGACCACGACCGGCACCGGCGGCACCCAGACCCTGGCCGTCTCCGGCTCCGGCCGCTACGTGCGCATGTACGGCACCCAGCGCAACACCGGCTACGGCTACTCGCTGTGGGAGTTCAAGGTGTACGCGGGCGGCGGCGTCGTCACCGACCCGGTCGAGCCGACCGACCCGATGAACCCCAACCTCGGGCCGAACACCATCGTCTACGACCCGTCGACCCCGACGGCGACCATCCAGAACCGGCTCAACCAGATCTTCACCGAGCAGGAGACCAACCAGTTCGGCGCCAGCCGGTACGCGGTGCTGTTCAAGCCGGGCACCTACACCGCCGACGTCAACCTGGGCTTCTACACGCAGGTCGCGGGCCTGGGCCTCTCGCCCGACGACGTGAACCTCAACGGCCACGTGCGGGTCGAGGCGCTGTGGATGGGCGGCAACGCCACCCAGAACTTCTGGCGTACCGCCGAGAACCTGTCGGTGACGCTGCCCGCGGGCACCACGGTCGAGCGCTGGGCGGTCGCGCAGGCCGCGGCGTACCGGCGGATGCACCTCAAGGGCGCCGGCAACCAGATCCAGCTCTGGAACGGCGGCGACGGCTGGGCCTCCGGCGGCCTGATGGCCGACAGCAAGGTCGACGGGCTGGTCTCGTCGGGCTCGCAGCAGCAGTGGTTCTCGCGCAACAGCGAGTTCGGCAGCTGGACCGGCTCGGTGTGGAACATGGTGTTCACCGGCGTCACCGGCGCCCCCGCGCCGCACTTCCCGAACCCGTCGCACACCGTCGTCACCAACTCCCCGGTCGTGCGGGAGAAGCCGTTCCTGTACATCGACGGCACCGGCACGTACCGCGTGTTCAAGCCGGGTGTGCGCCTCAACTCGCAGGGCACCAGCTGGTACAACAAGACCCCGGTCGGCACCTCGATCTCGCTGGCCGACTTCTACGTGGTGCGCCCCGGCGCCACCGCGGCCACCATCAACAACGCGCTGGCGGCGGGCAAGAACCTGCTGTTCACCCCCGGCGTGTACCACCTGAACCAGACCCTGCAGGTCAACCGGGCCGACACGGTCGTGCTGGGCCTGGGCCTGGCCACCCTGATCCCGGACAACGGCATCACCGCGATCAAGGTCGCCGACGTCGACGGCGTCCAGGTCGCGGGCCTGCTCATCGACGCCGGCACCGCCAACTCGGCGACGCTGATGGAGATGGGCGCGGCCGGGTCGACCGCCAACCACGCCGCCAACCCGAGCTCGCTGCACGACGTGTACTTCCGCATCGGCGGCGCGGGCGCCGGCAAGGCCACCACCAGCCTGGTCATCAACAGCAACAACGTGATCGGCGACCACATGTGGCTGTGGCGCGCCGACCACGGGACCGGCGTGGGCTGGACGGTCAACACCGCCGACACCGGCCTGATCGTCAACGGCAACGACGTCACCATGTACGGCCTGTTCGTCGAGCACTACCAGAAGTACGAGGTCATCTGGAACGGCAACGGCGGCCGCACGTACTTCTTCCAGAACGAGCTGCCGTACGAGGCCCCGAACCAGGCCGCCTGGATGAACGGCACCACCCGGGGCTACGCCGCGTACAAGGTCGCCGACTCGGTGACCACGCACGAGGCGTGGGGCGTGGGTTCGTACTGCGTCTTCACCCAGGACCTGTCCATCGTCGGCGAGCGCGGCTTCGAGGTCCCGGTCAAGCCCGGCGTGAAGTTCCACAACCTGGTCATCGTCTCCCTGGGCGGCCAGGGCACCATCGCCCACGTCATCAACAACACCGGCGGCCCCGCCAACACCGCAACCCCCACGGTCTACCTGAACGACTTCTCCGGCTGA
- a CDS encoding FAD-dependent oxidoreductase encodes MGGMTNPAILTVDDDAAVSRAVARDLRRQYGERYRIVRAASGAEALDALREIKLRGEQVAVLLADYRMPQMNGIQFLEAAMDLFPRARRVLLTAYADTDAAISAINVVDLDHYLLKPWNPPEEHLYPIVDTLLDAWQTTPDAATAEIRVVGHRWSAPSYKVRDFLARNLVPYRWLTTDDPEGQRLLSAAGVTEADVPLVITAEGKTLVQPGEAELAGSAGLTITPGSDFYDVIVIGAGPAGLGAAVYAASEGLRTVLVERRATGGQAGQSSRIENYLGFPDGVSGAQLTDRARRQALKFGAELLSAREVVALEQAGATRVVHFADGSRIAAHSVVLATGVSYRMLDVPGCADLTGRGVYYGSAATEAANCAGQDVYLVGGANSAGQAAVYFSRYASRVHLLIRAENLQRSMSQYLIDQIEAIENITVHPFTEVCGSEGGEHLDRITLVDSRTGQRRTVDAEWLFIMIGAEPRTEWLDGVIARDPRGFVLTGPDLIHGGHRPAGWNLPRDPYHLECSVPGVFAAGDVRADSVKRVASAVGEGAMAISLVHRYLEAQ; translated from the coding sequence ATGGGTGGTATGACCAACCCGGCGATCCTGACCGTCGACGACGACGCGGCCGTCTCGCGGGCAGTGGCCCGCGACCTGCGCCGCCAGTACGGCGAGCGCTACCGCATCGTGCGCGCCGCCTCCGGCGCCGAGGCCCTCGACGCGCTCCGGGAGATCAAACTCCGGGGCGAACAGGTGGCGGTGCTGCTCGCCGACTACCGGATGCCGCAGATGAACGGCATCCAGTTCCTGGAAGCGGCGATGGACCTGTTCCCGCGCGCCCGGCGGGTGCTGCTGACGGCGTACGCGGACACCGATGCCGCGATCAGCGCCATCAACGTGGTCGACCTGGATCACTATCTGCTCAAGCCGTGGAACCCGCCTGAGGAGCACCTCTACCCGATCGTCGACACGCTGCTGGACGCGTGGCAGACCACGCCCGACGCGGCGACGGCCGAGATCCGGGTGGTGGGGCACCGCTGGTCGGCGCCGTCGTACAAGGTGCGCGACTTCCTGGCCCGCAACCTGGTGCCGTACCGGTGGCTGACCACCGACGACCCGGAGGGCCAGCGGCTGCTCAGCGCGGCCGGGGTGACCGAGGCCGACGTGCCGCTGGTGATCACCGCCGAGGGCAAGACGCTGGTGCAGCCCGGTGAGGCGGAGCTGGCCGGCAGCGCGGGCCTGACCATCACCCCGGGCTCGGACTTCTACGACGTGATCGTGATCGGGGCGGGCCCGGCCGGCCTCGGCGCCGCCGTGTACGCCGCCTCCGAGGGCCTGCGCACCGTGCTGGTGGAGCGGCGCGCCACCGGCGGGCAGGCCGGGCAGAGCAGCCGGATCGAGAACTACCTCGGCTTCCCCGACGGCGTCTCCGGCGCCCAGCTCACCGACCGGGCCCGCCGCCAGGCGCTCAAGTTCGGCGCCGAGCTGCTCAGCGCCCGCGAGGTGGTGGCGCTGGAGCAGGCCGGGGCGACCCGGGTGGTGCACTTCGCCGACGGCAGCCGCATCGCGGCACACAGCGTGGTGCTGGCCACGGGCGTGTCGTACCGGATGCTCGACGTGCCCGGCTGCGCCGACCTGACCGGGCGCGGGGTCTACTACGGCTCGGCCGCCACCGAGGCGGCCAACTGCGCCGGGCAGGACGTCTACCTGGTCGGCGGCGCCAACTCGGCCGGTCAGGCCGCGGTCTACTTCTCCCGCTACGCCAGCCGCGTGCACCTGCTGATCCGCGCCGAGAACCTACAGCGGTCGATGTCGCAGTACCTGATCGACCAGATCGAGGCGATCGAGAACATCACCGTGCACCCGTTCACCGAGGTGTGCGGCAGCGAGGGCGGCGAGCACCTGGACCGGATCACGCTGGTCGACTCCCGCACCGGGCAGCGGCGCACCGTGGACGCCGAGTGGCTGTTCATCATGATCGGCGCCGAGCCGCGCACCGAGTGGCTCGACGGCGTCATCGCGCGCGACCCGCGCGGCTTCGTGCTGACCGGGCCGGACCTGATCCACGGCGGGCACCGCCCGGCCGGGTGGAACCTGCCGCGCGACCCGTACCACCTGGAATGCAGCGTGCCGGGCGTCTTCGCCGCCGGTGACGTGCGCGCGGACTCCGTCAAGCGCGTCGCCTCCGCCGTCGGCGAGGGCGCCATGGCCATCTCGCTGGTGCACCGCTACCTGGAGGCGCAATGA